One genomic segment of Thalassospiraceae bacterium LMO-SO8 includes these proteins:
- a CDS encoding heavy metal translocating P-type ATPase, with protein MTVTLGQGKPTFDHAGTTYHFCNPGCRTKFQADPEHYLSGAHKKPAEAMPAGTKYTCPMHPEIVTDKPGDCPICGMALEPMGIPTGDEGPNPELVDFTRRFWVGAVLTVPLLILAMGPMLGLGVRDAIGKGTALWIEMALATPVVLWSGWPFFVRGVKSVITGNLNMFTLIAIGVGAAYLFSIVAVVAPGIFPDGFRDAGGHVGVYFEAGAVIIVLVLLGQLMELGARDRTGAAIRALLDMAAKTARVIRADGREEEIPLEDVKAGDHLRVRPGEKVPVDGVVLEGRSSVDESMITGEAVPVEKTPGDPVTGATINGTGSLVMEAKRVGADTMLSRIVEMVASAQRSRAPIQKVADSVAGIFVPAVVAVAALAFVAWSIWGPPPAMAYGLVAAVAVLIIACPCALGLATPMSIMTATGRGAQAGVLIKNAEALERFAKVDVLIVDKTGTLTVGKPKLVAVLPEPGHDEAEVLRLAASLERGSEHPLAEAIVTGAEDRNIDAAKAEDFAAVTGKGVTGTVDGRKVALGNAKLAADLGLDGDALSATADARRDQGETVMFVIVDKEIAGLIAVADPVKDTTADAIKALHAQGFRIVMATGDNARTAQAVAARLGIDEIRADVLPEDKARIVKDLQTQGSMVAMAGDGVNDAPALAQADVGIAMGTGADVAIESAGITLIKGDLNGIVRARKLARATMRNIKQNLFFALIYNALGVPVAAGVLYPVFGILLSPMFAAAAMSLSSVSVVGNALRLRRVRIEEE; from the coding sequence ATGACCGTGACCCTGGGCCAGGGCAAACCGACCTTCGATCACGCGGGCACGACCTATCATTTCTGCAATCCGGGCTGCCGCACGAAATTCCAGGCCGACCCGGAACACTACCTGTCGGGTGCGCACAAGAAGCCGGCCGAGGCGATGCCCGCCGGCACCAAGTACACCTGCCCCATGCATCCCGAGATCGTCACCGACAAGCCCGGCGACTGCCCGATCTGCGGCATGGCGCTGGAACCCATGGGCATTCCCACCGGCGATGAAGGACCCAACCCCGAACTGGTCGATTTCACCCGCCGCTTCTGGGTCGGCGCGGTTCTGACCGTCCCGCTGCTGATCCTGGCCATGGGGCCCATGCTGGGCCTGGGCGTCCGGGATGCGATCGGCAAAGGCACGGCCCTGTGGATCGAGATGGCGCTGGCGACCCCGGTGGTCCTGTGGTCGGGCTGGCCGTTCTTCGTGCGCGGGGTGAAATCCGTGATCACCGGCAACCTGAACATGTTCACCCTGATCGCCATCGGCGTCGGGGCGGCCTATCTGTTCAGCATCGTCGCCGTCGTCGCCCCCGGCATCTTCCCCGACGGCTTCCGGGACGCCGGCGGCCATGTCGGCGTCTATTTCGAGGCGGGCGCCGTCATCATCGTCCTGGTTCTGCTGGGCCAATTGATGGAACTGGGGGCGCGCGACCGCACGGGCGCCGCAATCCGGGCCTTGCTGGACATGGCCGCCAAGACCGCCCGCGTCATCCGCGCCGACGGCCGGGAGGAGGAAATCCCCCTGGAGGACGTGAAGGCCGGCGACCATCTGCGGGTGCGGCCCGGCGAAAAGGTCCCCGTGGACGGTGTGGTCCTGGAGGGCCGGTCGTCCGTGGACGAATCCATGATCACCGGCGAGGCCGTCCCCGTGGAGAAAACGCCCGGCGACCCGGTCACGGGTGCGACCATCAACGGCACCGGCAGCCTGGTCATGGAAGCCAAGCGCGTGGGCGCCGATACCATGTTGAGCCGCATCGTCGAAATGGTCGCGAGCGCCCAGCGCTCCCGCGCGCCGATCCAGAAGGTCGCGGACAGCGTCGCCGGTATCTTCGTGCCGGCGGTGGTCGCCGTCGCCGCCCTCGCCTTCGTCGCCTGGTCAATCTGGGGCCCGCCGCCGGCCATGGCCTACGGCCTGGTCGCCGCCGTGGCGGTGCTGATCATCGCCTGTCCCTGCGCGCTCGGCCTCGCCACGCCCATGTCGATCATGACGGCGACGGGCCGGGGGGCGCAGGCGGGCGTGCTGATCAAGAACGCCGAGGCCCTGGAGCGCTTCGCCAAGGTCGATGTCCTGATCGTCGACAAGACCGGCACCCTGACCGTGGGCAAACCGAAACTGGTCGCCGTCCTGCCCGAGCCGGGGCATGACGAGGCCGAGGTCCTGCGTCTTGCCGCCAGCCTGGAGCGGGGCTCGGAACACCCGCTTGCCGAGGCCATCGTCACCGGCGCCGAAGACCGCAACATCGACGCCGCCAAGGCCGAGGATTTCGCCGCCGTCACGGGTAAGGGCGTCACCGGCACCGTCGACGGGCGCAAGGTCGCCCTCGGCAACGCCAAGCTGGCCGCCGACCTGGGCCTGGACGGCGACGCCCTGTCGGCCACGGCGGACGCGCGCCGCGACCAGGGCGAGACCGTCATGTTCGTGATCGTGGACAAGGAAATCGCCGGCCTGATCGCCGTCGCCGACCCGGTCAAGGACACCACGGCGGATGCGATCAAGGCGCTGCACGCCCAGGGCTTCCGCATCGTCATGGCGACCGGCGACAACGCGCGCACGGCCCAGGCCGTGGCGGCGCGGCTGGGTATCGACGAGATCCGCGCCGACGTCCTGCCCGAGGACAAGGCCCGCATCGTCAAGGACCTGCAAACCCAGGGCAGCATGGTCGCCATGGCCGGCGATGGCGTCAACGACGCGCCCGCCCTGGCCCAGGCCGATGTCGGCATCGCCATGGGAACGGGGGCGGACGTCGCCATCGAAAGCGCCGGCATCACCCTGATCAAGGGCGACCTGAACGGGATCGTCCGTGCGCGGAAACTCGCCCGCGCGACCATGCGCAACATCAAGCAGAACCTGTTCTTCGCCCTGATCTACAACGCCCTCGGCGTGCCGGTGGCGGCGGGCGTCCTCTACCCCGTGTTCGGCATCCTGCTGTCGCCCATGTTCGCGGCGGCGGCCATGAGCCTGAGTTCCGTTTCCGTCGTCGGCAATGCGCTGCGCCTGCGCCGCGTCAGGATCGAGGAGGAGTGA
- a CDS encoding C-terminal binding protein encodes MVKVVRTDRELQCPVIDAGLRDMGVDLVLVPDGAGENVLLDAVADADLILMCYTPITARVIAAAPKLKGIVKYGVGIDAIDVAAARARGIPVVNIPEYAERTVAEGAFTLMLALAKKLIPLDRAMHADGWAWPEEKWLANDIAGKTVGIVGAGRIGRAFAQMAGAGFGAHVIAYSPHTPPEELMRVGIEPVADLLDLMARADVVSVHSVLNDETRGLIGEAELAAMKPTALLLNVARGAIIDEDALVAALVEGRIAGAGLDVYSREPLMLEGHPLSPLFGMDNVILLPHLTFFTHEAMERLERETLERCREVLEGQPVTVKSPDPRLRAQTRGVRFEG; translated from the coding sequence ATGGTCAAGGTCGTCCGCACGGACCGCGAACTGCAATGCCCGGTGATCGATGCGGGGCTCCGCGACATGGGCGTCGACTTGGTCTTGGTGCCGGACGGGGCCGGGGAGAACGTGCTGCTCGACGCCGTCGCCGACGCGGACCTGATCCTCATGTGCTACACGCCGATCACGGCGCGCGTCATCGCGGCGGCCCCGAAACTGAAGGGCATCGTCAAATACGGCGTCGGCATCGACGCCATCGACGTCGCGGCCGCGCGGGCGCGCGGCATCCCCGTGGTCAACATCCCCGAATACGCCGAGCGCACGGTGGCCGAGGGCGCGTTCACCCTGATGCTGGCCCTGGCGAAAAAGCTGATCCCGCTGGACCGTGCCATGCATGCCGACGGCTGGGCCTGGCCCGAGGAAAAGTGGCTGGCGAACGACATCGCGGGCAAGACCGTCGGCATCGTCGGCGCCGGGCGCATCGGCCGCGCCTTCGCCCAGATGGCGGGGGCGGGCTTCGGCGCGCACGTCATCGCCTACAGCCCCCACACGCCGCCCGAGGAACTGATGCGGGTCGGGATCGAGCCAGTGGCCGACCTCCTGGACCTGATGGCGCGGGCGGACGTCGTCTCCGTCCATTCGGTTCTCAACGACGAAACCCGGGGCCTGATCGGTGAGGCGGAACTGGCCGCCATGAAGCCGACGGCGCTCCTGTTGAACGTCGCCCGGGGCGCGATCATCGACGAGGACGCCCTGGTCGCGGCATTGGTCGAAGGCCGCATCGCGGGGGCCGGGCTCGACGTCTACAGCCGGGAGCCGCTGATGCTCGAAGGGCATCCCCTGAGCCCCCTGTTCGGGATGGATAACGTGATCTTGCTGCCGCATCTCACCTTCTTCACCCATGAGGCCATGGAGCGCCTGGAGCGGGAGACGCTGGAGCGCTGCCGCGAGGTGCTGGAGGGACAGCCCGTCACCGTGAAATCCCCCGACCCCCGCCTGCGCGCCCAGACCCGGGGCGTGCGGTTCGAGGGCTAG
- a CDS encoding SHOCT domain-containing protein, whose product MTTITRFRISLLAVLAMIAGSGQALADQSSGGVYYGHPMWSGGWGHMFMGWGMMAVFMIAVIVIVLFLIKGFTGSDRAPSSTAMDLLNERYARGEIDTAEYNERKNTISGSS is encoded by the coding sequence ATGACCACTATTACGCGGTTTCGCATTTCCCTACTGGCTGTCCTCGCCATGATCGCCGGGTCGGGCCAAGCCCTCGCCGATCAGAGTTCCGGTGGCGTCTACTACGGACATCCCATGTGGTCCGGCGGTTGGGGTCATATGTTCATGGGCTGGGGCATGATGGCCGTTTTCATGATCGCGGTGATCGTGATCGTCCTATTCCTGATCAAAGGGTTCACCGGCAGTGACCGCGCGCCGTCTTCCACGGCCATGGATCTTTTGAACGAACGCTACGCACGGGGTGAAATCGACACGGCGGAATACAACGAACGCAAGAACACGATTTCGGGATCTTCCTGA
- a CDS encoding c-type cytochrome, whose translation MTAARRKSLWATAALGAVTLGGAAWLWLPPGGGTVITLRPDDAAVVALGRTVYGDHCANCHGTGLEGQANWRERLPTGRLPAPPHDRTGHTWHHPDAQLFDLTKRGPAAVVGGAYESDMPGFAGVLSDDEIIAALSYIKSTWPERIRQRHDDINLRTK comes from the coding sequence TTGACGGCGGCACGCCGCAAATCCTTGTGGGCGACTGCCGCCCTGGGCGCGGTGACGCTTGGCGGTGCTGCCTGGTTATGGCTGCCCCCCGGCGGCGGCACGGTGATCACACTGCGCCCCGATGACGCCGCCGTCGTCGCCCTCGGCAGGACGGTCTACGGCGACCACTGCGCGAACTGCCACGGAACGGGCCTGGAAGGACAGGCGAACTGGCGCGAACGCCTGCCCACGGGCCGCCTGCCCGCCCCGCCCCACGACCGCACGGGCCATACCTGGCACCACCCGGACGCGCAGTTGTTCGACCTGACCAAACGCGGCCCCGCCGCCGTGGTCGGCGGCGCCTACGAAAGCGACATGCCCGGCTTCGCCGGCGTTCTGTCCGACGACGAGATCATCGCCGCGCTGTCTTATATCAAGAGCACCTGGCCGGAGCGCATTCGCCAGCGCCACGACGATATCAACCTTCGCACCAAATAA
- a CDS encoding aspartate aminotransferase family protein: protein MPFESEFTPAPSEGESNASPRRREWAAGALGAASQTQLAEDAALFLHQSVSTPCLSVIVKAEGPWIEDAEGRRYLDFHGNNVHHIGYGHPRLKKAIADQMDALPFAPRRFACEPATALARKLADIAPGDLSKVLFTTGGSDAVEVALKLARAATGRFKTVSFWDAFHGAGFGASSVGGEQLFRSNLIGPLLAGTEHVAPFACYRCPYGYPETDGQPNLDLCKMTCANMVRYVLEKEGDVAAVIAEPARAVPFVPPPGFWAAVRQACDDVGALLIFDEIPTGLGKTGRMFACDHDGVVPDILVMGKGLGGGILPIAAVIARPGLDVAGDYAFGHYTHEKNPVTTRAGLTTIEIIEDENLVENAATLGAHALARLHDMKDRHSVIGDVRGRGFLMGVELVRDRAGKEPAAALAEDVLYRCLSGGLSFKISMGNTLTLTPPLVVTRDQIDHALDVLDAAIADAARAAGLA, encoded by the coding sequence ATGCCCTTCGAAAGTGAATTCACGCCGGCCCCGTCCGAGGGCGAAAGCAACGCCTCGCCCCGGCGCCGGGAATGGGCGGCGGGGGCGCTGGGGGCGGCCTCGCAGACCCAGCTTGCCGAGGATGCGGCGCTGTTCCTGCATCAGTCCGTGTCCACGCCCTGTCTGTCGGTGATCGTGAAGGCGGAGGGCCCCTGGATCGAGGACGCCGAGGGCCGCCGCTATCTCGATTTCCACGGCAACAACGTGCACCACATCGGCTACGGCCATCCGCGCCTGAAGAAGGCCATCGCCGACCAGATGGACGCCCTGCCGTTCGCGCCCCGGCGTTTCGCTTGCGAACCTGCCACGGCCTTGGCGCGCAAGCTGGCCGACATCGCGCCGGGCGATTTGTCCAAGGTGCTGTTCACCACGGGCGGGTCCGACGCGGTCGAGGTCGCGTTGAAGCTGGCCCGCGCCGCGACCGGGCGGTTCAAGACGGTGTCGTTCTGGGACGCCTTCCACGGGGCCGGGTTCGGGGCGTCGTCGGTGGGGGGGGAACAGCTGTTCCGCTCCAACCTCATCGGTCCGCTGCTGGCGGGCACGGAACATGTCGCGCCCTTCGCCTGCTACCGCTGCCCCTACGGCTATCCGGAAACGGACGGCCAGCCGAACCTGGACCTCTGCAAGATGACCTGCGCCAACATGGTGCGCTACGTGCTGGAGAAAGAGGGCGACGTCGCCGCCGTGATCGCCGAGCCCGCCCGCGCCGTGCCCTTCGTGCCGCCGCCCGGGTTCTGGGCCGCCGTGCGCCAGGCCTGCGACGACGTCGGCGCTTTGCTGATCTTCGATGAAATCCCCACGGGCCTGGGCAAGACCGGGCGCATGTTCGCCTGCGACCATGACGGCGTGGTGCCGGACATCCTGGTCATGGGCAAGGGGCTCGGCGGCGGCATCCTGCCCATCGCCGCCGTGATCGCCCGGCCGGGCCTGGACGTGGCCGGCGACTATGCCTTCGGCCATTACACCCATGAGAAAAACCCGGTGACCACGCGGGCCGGGCTGACCACCATCGAGATCATCGAGGACGAAAACTTGGTCGAGAACGCGGCGACGCTCGGGGCCCATGCCCTGGCGCGGCTCCATGACATGAAGGACCGCCACAGCGTGATCGGCGACGTGCGCGGGCGGGGGTTCCTGATGGGTGTCGAGCTGGTCAGGGACCGCGCGGGCAAGGAGCCGGCGGCGGCATTGGCCGAGGACGTGCTCTACCGTTGCCTCTCGGGCGGTCTGTCGTTCAAGATATCCATGGGCAACACGCTGACCCTGACGCCGCCCCTGGTGGTGACGCGGGATCAGATCGACCACGCCCTCGACGTGCTGGACGCCGCCATCGCGGACGCCGCCCGCGCGGCCGGACTCGCCTGA
- the cueR gene encoding Cu(I)-responsive transcriptional regulator, with the protein MNIGEAAKQSGLPAKTIRYYEEISLVVPGRSGNGYRAYSPTDVHKLQFVQRARGLGFSVEDCRALLSLYEDDHRASADVKAIAEGHLAGIEAKIAELKALHKTLKHLVDTCHGDSRPHCPIIDGLAGPDH; encoded by the coding sequence ATGAACATCGGTGAAGCAGCCAAGCAGTCGGGCCTGCCAGCCAAGACCATCCGCTATTACGAGGAAATCTCCCTGGTCGTGCCGGGGCGCAGCGGCAACGGCTACCGCGCCTATTCGCCGACCGACGTGCACAAGTTGCAGTTCGTGCAGCGCGCGCGGGGGCTCGGCTTTTCCGTCGAGGACTGCCGCGCCCTGCTGTCGCTTTACGAGGACGACCATCGCGCCAGCGCCGACGTGAAGGCGATCGCCGAAGGGCATCTTGCCGGGATCGAGGCCAAGATCGCGGAACTCAAAGCCTTGCACAAAACGCTGAAACATCTGGTCGACACCTGCCACGGCGACAGCCGCCCGCATTGTCCCATCATCGACGGCCTGGCGGGACCGGACCATTGA